The DNA window AGCGCGAACGCGAACCGGCCGGTCGGGCGGAACCACTCGTCTGGCAGTCGGGGGCGGTCGGCCCACCGGTCGAAGGGGTCCGGCTCGATCGGCGTCGAGAGCGCGGCGCTCACCGCGCCCGTGTCGTCGACGACGACGACCGCGGGCGCGGCCCGCCGGACGAGCGGCGTGCGGTCGCCGAACTGGTCCGCGACGGTTCCCGGAACCGCGTCGTCGGGGACGAACGCGGTGAGTACCCCCTCCGGGTCGTCGCTCTCGATCCCGCGGAGCCGGCCGAGCACGTCGTCGAGACGCCGGCCGTACGCGTCGCTCACGCGGCGGAACTCGACGGTCTCCTCGTCGCCTTCGGCGCGCTCGACGCGGTCCTCCAACGACTCGATCCGCTGTTCGAGCCGGTTGACGCGCTCCTCGGCGCGCTGGCGGTCCGCGACCGCGTCCGACCGCCGCTCCTCTTCGGCCTCCGCGCGCCGCTCGAGGTGGCGCTTCTCCTCTTCGAGCTCCGCGATCCGCTCCTTCAGCTCGGCGCGCCCGAGCAGCCGGTCGATCATGGGGGCAGGTCCCGCGCCGCCCCCAAAGGTGCGTCGACCGGCGACACGCGGACGTCGAGTGGAGAGATCTATCCGAGTGCGGTGGCGCGCCGGTGAGCGGTCGCCGCAGGCGACCGCGAACCCGACCGCGAGGGACGCCACGAGCGCTTGAAAAGCGCGAGTGGCGAGGCTGGGGAGGCGTGAGGTGCGGTGCTATGCGGGGCGGGGTGGGACTCAAAGGGGCAGCCGGGAGGCGGGCGCAGGCGACGTAAGCACCGCAACGAAGGAGCGATAGCGACTGAGTGAGGAGCGCAACGAGCGTGCGCCCGCCTCC is part of the Halorubrum aethiopicum genome and encodes:
- a CDS encoding Vms1/Ankzf1 family peptidyl-tRNA hydrolase, with product MIDRLLGRAELKERIAELEEEKRHLERRAEAEEERRSDAVADRQRAEERVNRLEQRIESLEDRVERAEGDEETVEFRRVSDAYGRRLDDVLGRLRGIESDDPEGVLTAFVPDDAVPGTVADQFGDRTPLVRRAAPAVVVVDDTGAVSAALSTPIEPDPFDRWADRPRLPDEWFRPTGRFAFALVRSDTFALGIYEGDERVDFEGFTSDVKGAHSKGGFSQGRFERRREGQIDEHLERARDALADLDDAGGGRDTEAVERTVVVGERSVLGEVREFADDTDVTDATGRPEDALEDAFRDFWTVRVHAV